TACTTAAATAATACACCAAAATCTCGAAAAAATAAACACCTAAATGCTTATGAGCGTGGTCAAATTGCATTATTACATTCCGAAGGAATGTCTGCTTATGCTATTGCAAAACGCTTAGGTAGAGCTTCTAATACGATTAGAAACGAGTTAAAGCGTGGCACAGTTTC
The genomic region above belongs to Selenihalanaerobacter shriftii and contains:
- a CDS encoding helix-turn-helix domain-containing protein, translated to MDYLNNTPKSRKNKHLNAYERGQIALLHSEGMSAYAIAKRLGRASNTIRNELKRGTVS